A window of Longispora fulva contains these coding sequences:
- a CDS encoding alpha/beta hydrolase, with protein MTDTPDFLRPLVVATPERAALRVGHVDLYLPDGDGPRPAVVFVHGGPLPADMVPLPRDWPVYRGYGSLLASLGVVAATVDHRLRVVAGPDGAVVDYPTAAEDVASAVAAVRADPRVDADRVVLWFFSGGGLLSAEWLRERPAWLRGVALTYPLLAPMPEWGAVDGRFLPAEAVGEPGAPVPPVVVTRVGLEREALAERVESFLVAAGKAGVAVEVVDVPNGRHAFDAVDDTDESREAVRRVVARVLELLAV; from the coding sequence ATGACTGACACGCCTGATTTCCTGCGTCCGCTCGTCGTGGCGACCCCGGAGCGTGCGGCGCTTCGCGTGGGGCACGTGGATCTGTACCTGCCGGATGGTGACGGTCCGCGTCCGGCGGTGGTGTTCGTGCACGGTGGTCCGCTGCCCGCGGATATGGTTCCACTGCCGCGTGACTGGCCGGTGTATCGGGGTTACGGCTCCTTGTTGGCGTCCCTGGGGGTGGTGGCGGCGACGGTGGATCACCGGTTGCGGGTGGTGGCGGGTCCCGACGGGGCGGTCGTGGACTATCCGACGGCTGCGGAGGACGTGGCGTCGGCGGTGGCCGCGGTGCGGGCTGATCCGCGGGTGGACGCTGACCGGGTGGTGTTGTGGTTCTTCTCGGGTGGCGGTCTGTTGAGTGCGGAGTGGTTGCGGGAGCGGCCGGCGTGGCTGCGCGGGGTGGCGTTGACGTATCCGTTGCTGGCGCCGATGCCGGAGTGGGGTGCGGTGGACGGGCGGTTCCTGCCGGCGGAGGCGGTCGGTGAGCCGGGTGCACCGGTGCCGCCGGTGGTTGTCACCCGGGTGGGTCTGGAGCGTGAGGCGCTCGCGGAGCGGGTGGAGTCGTTCCTGGTGGCGGCGGGCAAGGCGGGTGTGGCGGTGGAGGTCGTGGATGTGCCGAACGGCCGGCACGCTTTCGACGCGGTGGATGACACGGACGAGTCGCGGGAGGCGGTGCGTCGGGTGGTGGCGCGGGTCCTGGAGTTGCTGGCGGTCTGA
- a CDS encoding ABC transporter permease — MFKATWKSLLSRKLRLLLSGMAVVLGVMAVSSALILTDSLSASFDDMFRTVNANVDVQVSGVSAGGENGSRPEPLPASAVERVRAVSGVASAVGDVSADGARVVGRNGKVIVTQGPPRLGMAWRDGGGIAQMRTGTGPKADDQVAINALLAKQGPFAVGDRIEVLTLAAKRSFTVSGVFGMTGNRDSLGGETVVAFTEPVAQRLMLGKEGVYSSIDVRAAAGVTPAVVKANVAAALGSSGVVRTSAEVAKAQAKDVQQFLTIFQNFLLGFAAVTLFVGIFLILNTFSILVAQRTRELALLRSLGAGRGQVIRSVLVEALVVGVVASTLGLFAGYGVALLLKQMLFSSLADATLGFTGSAVAASYLVGVLVTLVAAVVPALRASRVAPIAALRDAATADKSLVKVTLVGGILGAVGAGGVGWALFGSLKGNAIWGVLLTGVLLTFIGVALLTPSVARPTVGVIGRLFSWSLPGKLGRRNSARNPRRTANTAAALMIGLALITGVSVLAASIQASMSKVFTRDLRADLVIDRDSGDASYDASVIDKTRRMPGVAAAVGLYGDVTTDVTGKTVYVTGTDLAVAKDLFNLKVESGELRDLRHNEVVVGEEFAAKRGLGTGSSLRLRTSRAGEQTFVVVGVYAKQELLSEPLMSVADAEEYFQVPSPALGAVRLAPGADAVGIRKQIEALLVDSPEVNVASQADFIKQQTGQVDTLLNMLYALLALAVLIAILGIVNTLALSVLERTRELGMLRAVGMSRWSAMRMITVESVVISVFGALLGLAVGTGLGVAVVRALKGQGFDVLSVPWTRMLLFLGLSVVVGLFAAILPAIRAARVNVLQAISYE; from the coding sequence ATGTTCAAGGCCACGTGGAAGTCTTTGTTGTCCCGGAAGCTGCGGCTGCTGTTGTCGGGGATGGCGGTGGTGCTGGGTGTGATGGCGGTGTCCAGCGCCCTGATTCTCACCGATTCGTTGAGTGCGTCGTTCGACGACATGTTCCGTACGGTGAACGCGAATGTGGACGTGCAGGTCTCGGGGGTCTCGGCGGGGGGCGAGAACGGTTCGCGGCCGGAGCCGTTGCCGGCGTCGGCGGTGGAGAGGGTCCGTGCGGTGTCGGGCGTGGCGTCGGCGGTGGGGGACGTGAGCGCGGACGGCGCCCGGGTGGTGGGCCGTAACGGGAAGGTGATCGTCACGCAGGGTCCGCCCCGGTTGGGGATGGCGTGGCGGGACGGTGGCGGCATCGCGCAGATGCGGACGGGTACCGGTCCGAAGGCCGATGACCAGGTCGCGATCAACGCGTTGTTGGCCAAGCAGGGTCCGTTCGCCGTAGGGGACCGGATCGAGGTGCTGACTCTGGCGGCGAAGCGGTCGTTCACGGTCAGTGGCGTGTTTGGGATGACGGGGAACCGGGATTCGCTGGGTGGCGAGACGGTCGTGGCGTTCACGGAGCCGGTGGCGCAGCGGTTGATGCTGGGCAAGGAGGGCGTGTACAGCTCGATCGACGTGCGGGCCGCGGCGGGGGTGACGCCGGCGGTGGTGAAGGCGAACGTGGCGGCGGCGCTGGGGTCGAGCGGGGTGGTGCGTACCAGTGCGGAGGTCGCCAAGGCGCAGGCCAAGGATGTGCAGCAGTTCCTGACGATCTTCCAGAACTTCCTGTTGGGGTTCGCCGCGGTGACGTTGTTCGTGGGGATCTTCCTGATCCTGAACACGTTCTCGATTCTGGTGGCGCAGCGGACCCGGGAGTTGGCGCTGCTGCGGTCGTTGGGTGCGGGCCGGGGGCAGGTGATCCGGTCGGTGCTGGTGGAGGCGCTGGTGGTGGGGGTCGTGGCGTCGACCTTGGGTCTGTTCGCCGGGTACGGGGTGGCGCTGCTGCTGAAGCAGATGTTGTTCAGTTCGCTGGCGGACGCGACGCTCGGGTTCACGGGGTCCGCTGTGGCGGCCTCCTACCTGGTGGGTGTGTTGGTGACGCTGGTCGCGGCGGTGGTGCCGGCTCTGCGGGCGTCGCGGGTGGCGCCGATCGCGGCGTTGCGGGACGCGGCGACGGCGGACAAGTCGCTGGTGAAGGTGACTCTGGTCGGGGGGATCCTGGGTGCCGTCGGGGCGGGTGGTGTCGGCTGGGCCCTGTTCGGTTCGTTGAAAGGCAATGCGATCTGGGGGGTACTCCTCACCGGTGTCCTCCTCACGTTCATCGGCGTCGCGCTGCTCACCCCGAGCGTCGCCCGGCCCACGGTGGGGGTCATCGGTCGGCTGTTCTCGTGGTCGCTTCCGGGGAAGCTGGGTCGGCGCAACTCGGCCCGCAACCCGCGGCGTACCGCGAACACGGCGGCGGCGTTGATGATCGGCCTGGCGTTGATCACGGGAGTGAGTGTGTTGGCGGCGTCGATCCAGGCGAGCATGTCGAAGGTGTTCACGCGGGATCTGCGGGCGGATCTGGTGATCGACCGCGATTCCGGGGACGCCTCCTATGACGCGTCGGTGATCGACAAGACGCGGCGGATGCCGGGGGTCGCCGCGGCGGTGGGGCTGTACGGGGACGTCACGACGGATGTGACGGGCAAGACCGTTTACGTCACTGGTACGGATCTCGCGGTGGCCAAGGACCTGTTCAACCTGAAGGTGGAGTCGGGTGAGTTGCGGGATCTGCGGCACAACGAGGTGGTGGTCGGGGAGGAGTTCGCGGCGAAGCGCGGGCTGGGCACCGGTTCGTCTTTGCGGTTGAGGACGTCGCGGGCGGGTGAGCAGACGTTCGTGGTCGTCGGCGTGTACGCCAAGCAGGAGTTGCTGTCCGAGCCGTTGATGTCGGTGGCTGACGCGGAGGAGTACTTCCAGGTGCCGTCGCCGGCGCTGGGTGCGGTGCGGTTGGCTCCGGGGGCGGACGCGGTGGGGATCCGCAAACAGATCGAGGCGTTGCTGGTGGACTCGCCGGAGGTGAACGTGGCCAGTCAGGCCGACTTCATCAAGCAGCAGACGGGTCAGGTTGACACCCTGTTGAACATGTTGTACGCGCTGTTGGCCCTGGCGGTGCTGATCGCGATCCTGGGGATCGTGAACACCCTGGCCCTGTCGGTGCTGGAGCGGACCCGGGAGTTGGGGATGCTGCGCGCGGTGGGGATGAGCCGGTGGTCGGCGATGCGGATGATCACGGTGGAGTCGGTGGTGATCTCGGTGTTCGGCGCGTTGCTGGGCCTGGCCGTGGGTACGGGGCTGGGGGTGGCGGTGGTGCGGGCGTTGAAGGGGCAGGGTTTCGACGTGTTGTCGGTGCCGTGGACGCGGATGCTGCTGTTCCTGGGTCTGTCGGTGGTGGTGGGGTTGTTCGCGGCGATTCTGCCGGCGATCCGGGCGGCGCGGGTGAACGTGTTGCAGGCGATCTCCTACGAGTGA
- a CDS encoding ABC transporter ATP-binding protein: protein MSATGIAAKADAVWKVYGRGEAQVVALGGVSVDLARGEFTAIMGPSGSGKSTLMHCLAGLDTVTRGEVSIGDTKVTGLSDRGLTALRREKVGFIFQQFNLLPTLTAEENILLPLSIAGRKPDPTWYQTVIRTVGLADRLRHKPTELSGGQQQRVACARALVSRPEVIFADEPTGNLDSRSGAEVLGFLRDSVREYGQTIVMVTHDPNAASYADRVIFLADGKVVSELRNPTAEAVLDTMKRLDGQGAR, encoded by the coding sequence ATGAGCGCCACGGGGATCGCGGCGAAGGCCGACGCGGTGTGGAAGGTGTACGGCAGGGGCGAGGCCCAGGTGGTCGCCCTCGGTGGGGTGAGTGTGGATCTGGCGCGGGGCGAGTTCACCGCGATCATGGGGCCGTCGGGGTCGGGCAAGTCGACGTTGATGCACTGCCTGGCGGGGTTGGACACGGTGACCCGCGGTGAGGTGAGCATCGGGGACACGAAGGTGACGGGGCTGTCGGACCGGGGTCTGACGGCGTTGCGCCGGGAGAAGGTCGGGTTCATCTTCCAGCAGTTCAATCTGTTGCCGACGTTGACGGCGGAGGAGAACATCCTGTTGCCGTTGTCGATCGCCGGCCGTAAGCCGGATCCGACGTGGTATCAGACGGTGATCCGGACGGTGGGGTTGGCTGACCGGCTGCGGCACAAGCCGACGGAGTTGTCGGGTGGTCAGCAGCAGCGGGTGGCGTGCGCGCGGGCGTTGGTGTCGCGCCCGGAGGTGATCTTCGCCGATGAGCCGACGGGTAATCTCGACTCGCGGTCGGGGGCGGAGGTGCTCGGGTTCCTGCGGGATTCGGTGCGGGAGTACGGGCAGACGATCGTGATGGTGACGCATGATCCGAACGCGGCGTCGTACGCGGACCGGGTGATCTTCCTGGCGGACGGCAAGGTGGTCTCGGAGTTGCGGAACCCGACCGCCGAGGCCGTGCTGGACACGATGAAGCGGCTCGACGGGCAGGGTGCCCGGTAA
- a CDS encoding GNAT family N-acetyltransferase, with translation MFPVRLVGRRVTLREVTTADAEAVGRVLGHPLVAERFPCEETPLRVPVGEPRAAYHLVVEKDAEVVGGGALRITSTTHGRGEICYVLHPDWWGQGLATETARLLVDLGLRDLGLHRIEATVDDDNGGAQRVCEKIGMRYEGRTRGYLQVGGVWRDSVRFATLAGDGG, from the coding sequence ATGTTCCCCGTGCGTCTCGTCGGTCGCCGGGTGACCCTGCGGGAGGTCACCACCGCCGATGCCGAAGCCGTCGGACGCGTGCTCGGCCACCCGCTGGTGGCCGAGCGGTTCCCGTGCGAGGAGACCCCGTTGCGCGTGCCGGTGGGGGAGCCCCGGGCGGCGTACCACCTGGTCGTCGAGAAGGACGCCGAGGTGGTCGGCGGCGGAGCACTCCGGATCACCAGCACCACGCACGGCCGCGGCGAGATCTGCTACGTGCTGCACCCGGACTGGTGGGGCCAGGGCCTGGCGACGGAGACGGCGCGGCTCCTGGTGGATCTCGGCCTCCGCGACCTCGGGCTGCACCGGATCGAGGCGACGGTGGACGACGACAACGGGGGAGCCCAGCGGGTGTGCGAGAAGATCGGCATGCGGTATGAGGGCCGCACCCGTGGATACCTGCAGGTCGGTGGCGTGTGGCGCGACTCGGTGCGATTCGCGACCCTGGCCGGTGATGGGGGTTAA